In Methanococcoides sp. AM1, one genomic interval encodes:
- a CDS encoding redox-regulated ATPase YchF, producing the protein MSMTIGLAGKPNAGKSTFFKAATLADVEIANYPFTTINANKGVTYVRTECPCTQKDKRCGNCQDGVRFVPIEMIDVAGLVPDAHMGRGLGNAFLDELRQAQAIIHVIDAAGATDIEGNPVDIGDHDPLEDVDFLNREITMWMTGILKRNWEKLSRKIKAEGLKMSEVISDQLMGAGVNESQAHEALLCCDMPCECTQWTDEEMIRLCDAIRAISKPTMIAANKIDIAPEENVKKLNDLDLIVVPTSAAAELALRSAAKNEIINYLPGDEDFEIVSEDINDAQKKGLNSLKDLMNKMGTGGGGIQECINRAVFDLLDLIVVYPVEDEGKWSDKNDRMLPDAFLMKKGSTAHDLAYRVHSDIGDRFLYAVDGKTKMRLGEKHELEDGDVIKIVSTAK; encoded by the coding sequence ATGTCAATGACCATAGGCCTTGCAGGAAAACCAAATGCAGGAAAATCAACTTTTTTCAAGGCGGCCACCCTTGCAGATGTGGAGATCGCAAACTATCCGTTCACCACCATCAATGCGAACAAGGGTGTAACATACGTAAGGACGGAATGTCCATGTACACAAAAGGATAAACGCTGTGGCAACTGTCAGGATGGGGTCAGGTTCGTGCCGATCGAAATGATCGATGTGGCCGGCCTTGTGCCCGATGCACACATGGGCCGTGGTTTGGGGAACGCTTTCCTTGATGAGCTCAGGCAGGCACAGGCAATAATTCATGTGATTGATGCAGCTGGTGCCACAGATATAGAAGGAAACCCTGTGGACATCGGGGATCACGACCCCCTTGAGGACGTGGATTTCCTTAACCGCGAGATCACCATGTGGATGACGGGGATTCTCAAACGCAACTGGGAAAAGCTGTCACGCAAGATCAAAGCAGAAGGACTCAAGATGTCAGAGGTGATTTCCGATCAGCTAATGGGTGCCGGAGTGAATGAATCACAGGCACATGAAGCACTTCTTTGCTGTGACATGCCATGCGAATGCACACAATGGACAGATGAGGAAATGATCAGACTCTGTGATGCCATCCGTGCCATCAGCAAGCCTACAATGATAGCTGCCAACAAGATCGATATCGCTCCGGAGGAAAACGTCAAAAAACTCAATGATCTCGATCTTATAGTAGTGCCCACCAGCGCTGCTGCAGAGCTTGCATTAAGGTCAGCTGCAAAGAATGAGATCATAAACTATCTCCCCGGAGATGAGGACTTCGAGATAGTCTCCGAGGACATAAACGATGCACAGAAAAAAGGTCTGAACAGCCTCAAGGACCTCATGAATAAGATGGGAACCGGTGGCGGCGGGATACAGGAGTGCATCAACCGGGCGGTATTTGACCTTCTCGACCTGATAGTAGTATATCCGGTAGAGGATGAAGGAAAATGGTCTGACAAGAACGACAGGATGTTACCTGACGCATTTCTCATGAAAAAGGGATCCACAGCCCACGACCTTGCCTACCGCGTACATAGTGATATCGGTGACAGGTTCCTTTATGCAGTGGACGGGAAAACAAAAATGAGACTTGGTGAAAAACACGAGCTTGAAGATGGTGATGTCATTAAGATAGTATCTACAGCCAAGTGA